One Pomacea canaliculata isolate SZHN2017 linkage group LG9, ASM307304v1, whole genome shotgun sequence DNA segment encodes these proteins:
- the LOC112572280 gene encoding solute carrier family 26 member 6-like isoform X6: MADIFMCCSETQGQVHTDDNDEEDHLTVDDMVVVERPIYTQLAFERGFEAFQHPKKSPKTWIRSRIKKFQCSCTCMGSFFMKLFPFVGILQGYSLRSDFPKDVISGLTVGIMNIPQGMAYGQLTTLDPIYGLYVSFFPVLFYFFFGTSRHISIGTFAVISLMVANAVDKGLSARNIVSQSWNQTVEDGGNITYQIVTNAKEVMHVRVQLALAVTFAAGCVQLLLGIFQLGFVTVYLSDPLISGFTTGAACLVFSSQINQIFGVTTGRYNGPLNLIYFYRDFFVKIPTTNSVTLIASVVTITFLIVVKTYINDNPKIKPKLKMPVPVELIVVVLGTVISHFVQLNKQYKVKTVGDVPTGIPPPSVAHVPYITDVISDAIALGIVAFAISVSMAKIQARKHGYEVDSNQELIAYGLCNIASSFFSSFCAAASLSRTLVQEGVGGKTQVAGLVSSALLLVVLLVLGSYFQSLPNCILASIIVVALRGMFRQFAELKRLWNISVIDFAVWLVSFIATVLLDVDLGLLVGVLFALLTVIIRSQRPYVCLLGQVNGTDLYKDLAIYKAATEIKHIKIFRFDAALFFANSEYFKTTLYKMTVDPNSLKKLKKKSERELRLAVSIPSTNHLCCMQAGRSSGMDTNQIQEVSDTQEADCTETDHKDYQIILPAFTDIYFVIIDCRAINYVDSVGVKVLQQVVTELKTYSVNVFLANCKAAVREMFEKTDFYRTSDKQCLFLSVHDAVRYAQRLLLIVSGEERETCADENSVFLEGIQEHELSSAEEHDTLSPVDNSKVSASETNRPLP, encoded by the exons ATGGCGGATATTTTTATGTGCTGCTCAGAAACACAAG GTCAGGTTCAcacagatgataatgatgaggaaGATCACCTTACTGTGGATGACATGGTGGTAGTGGAACGACCTATATATACACAACTAGCCTTTGAGCGTGGGTTTGAAGCATTCCAACATCCCAAGAAATCCCCTAAGACGTGGATAAGGAGTCGCATCAAGAAGTTTCAATGTTCCTGTACATGTATGGGTAGCTTCTTTATGAAGCTCTTTCCATTTGTGGGAATTCTGCAGGGTTACAGTCTGCGTTCAGACTTTCCCAAAGATGTCATATCTGGGCTAACTGTGGGAATTATGAACATTCCTCAGG GTATGGCATATGGTCAGCTGACGACACTTGATCCTATTTATGGACTGTATGTGTCATTCTTTCCCGTccttttttacttcttctttgGAACCTCTAGACATATATCAATTG GAACATTTGCTGTGATAAGTCTCATGGTAGCTAATGCTGTGGACAAGGGTTTGTCAGCCAGGAACATTGTCAGTCAGTCCTGGAATCAGACTGTTGAAGATGGGGGTAACATCACATATCAGATAGTCACTAATGCCAAGGAAGTCATGCACGTTAGGGTGCAGTTGGCCTTGGCTGTTACATTTGCTGCTGGCTGTGTTCAG CTGTTGCTGGGAATATTTCAGCTTGGGTTTGTGACAGTGTATTTATCAGATCCACTTATCAGTGGCTTCACAACAGGAGCAGCATGTCTTGTATTCTCCTCTCAGATCAACCAGATATTTGGTGTCACAACTGGGCGTTACAATGGTCCTCTGAATCTGATCTAT TTTTACAGAGACTTCTTTGTGAAGATCCCTACCACAAACTCAGTGACGCTGATTGCTTCAGTAGTAACTATTACATTTCTGATTGTGGTGAAGACATACATCAATGACAACCCAAAGATCAAACCCAAGCTAAAGATGCCAGTTCCTGTGGAACTTATAGTA GTCGTGCTTGGTACAGTCATTTCCCACTTTGTTCAGCTTAATAAACAGTACAAAGTGAAGACTGTTGGTGATGTTCCAACAGG AATTCCTCCACCTTCGGTTGCCCATGTTCCTTATATTACAGACGTTATCTCTGATGCTATTGCATTAGGGATTGTAGCATTTGCCATCTCTGTCTCCATGGCAAAGATCCAGGCTAGGAAACATGGCTATGAAGTTGACTCAAATCAG GAGCTAATAGCCTATGGACTCTGTAACATTGCCAGttcattcttttcatcattttgtgcTGCTGCCTCCTTGTCCCGCACCCTGGTTCAGGAGGGAGTTGGTGGGAAAACACAG GTGGCTGGTTTGGTATCAAGTGCACTTTTATTGGTTGTCTTGTTAGTTCTTGGATCCTATTTCCAGTCTCTGCCAAAC TGCATTTTGGCTTCAATCATTGTGGTAGCTTTAAGAGGAATGTTTAGGCAGTTTGCAGAACTCAAGAGGCTTTGGAATATCTCTGTAATAGACTTT GCTGTGTGGCTTGTTAGCTTCATTGCTACTGTGCTGCTGGACGTTGACCTTGGCCTGTTGGTGGGTGTCCTTTTTGCTCTACTTACTGTCATCATCCGCAGTCAAAG GCCTTATGTGTGTCTGCTTGGTCAAGTCAATGGTACAGATCTTTACAAGGATCTTGCTATCTACAAAGCT GCAACAGAAATAAAGCACATCAAGATCTTCCGTTTTGATGCTGCATTATTTTTTGCTAACAGTGAATACTTCAAGACAACCCTGTACAAAATGACAGTTGACCCAAACAGtctaaaaaaattgaagaagaaGTCTGAAAGAGAGCTTCGGCTTGCTGTTTCCATTCCAAGCACAAACCACTTGTGCTGTATG CAAGCAGGCCGAAGCAGTGGGATGGACACAAATCAGATTCAAGAGGTCAGTGACACCCAGGAAGCAGACTGTACAGAAACAGACCACAAAGACTATCAAATTATTCTGCCAGCATTCACAGATATCTACTTTGTCATCATAGACTGCAGAGCAATTAACTATGTAGACTCTGTGGGTGTTAAAGTTCTCCAACAG GTTGTCACTGAACTAAAGACCTACTCTGTCAATGTCTTTCTAGCAAACTGCAAAG CGGCAGTCCGTGAAATGTTTGAGAAAACAGACTTCTACAGAACAAGTGATAAGCAATGCCTTTTTCTCTCGGTGCATGATGCAGTGCGGTATGCTCAGCGTTTGCTTTTGATTGTGTCAGGG
- the LOC112572280 gene encoding solute carrier family 26 member 6-like isoform X5: MNDQERRTTIALRIIHKRDTRGQVHTDDNDEEDHLTVDDMVVVERPIYTQLAFERGFEAFQHPKKSPKTWIRSRIKKFQCSCTCMGSFFMKLFPFVGILQGYSLRSDFPKDVISGLTVGIMNIPQGMAYGQLTTLDPIYGLYVSFFPVLFYFFFGTSRHISIGTFAVISLMVANAVDKGLSARNIVSQSWNQTVEDGGNITYQIVTNAKEVMHVRVQLALAVTFAAGCVQLLLGIFQLGFVTVYLSDPLISGFTTGAACLVFSSQINQIFGVTTGRYNGPLNLIYFYRDFFVKIPTTNSVTLIASVVTITFLIVVKTYINDNPKIKPKLKMPVPVELIVVVLGTVISHFVQLNKQYKVKTVGDVPTGIPPPSVAHVPYITDVISDAIALGIVAFAISVSMAKIQARKHGYEVDSNQELIAYGLCNIASSFFSSFCAAASLSRTLVQEGVGGKTQVAGLVSSALLLVVLLVLGSYFQSLPNCILASIIVVALRGMFRQFAELKRLWNISVIDFAVWLVSFIATVLLDVDLGLLVGVLFALLTVIIRSQRPYVCLLGQVNGTDLYKDLAIYKAATEIKHIKIFRFDAALFFANSEYFKTTLYKMTVDPNSLKKLKKKSERELRLAVSIPSTNHLCCMQAGRSSGMDTNQIQEVSDTQEADCTETDHKDYQIILPAFTDIYFVIIDCRAINYVDSVGVKVLQQVVTELKTYSVNVFLANCKAAVREMFEKTDFYRTSDKQCLFLSVHDAVRYAQRLLLIVSGEERETCADENSVFLEGIQEHELSSAEEHDTLSPVDNSKVSASETNRPLP, encoded by the exons ATGAATGACCAGGAGCGCCGCACCACAATAGCCCTGCGTATCATACACAAGCGTGACACAAGGG GTCAGGTTCAcacagatgataatgatgaggaaGATCACCTTACTGTGGATGACATGGTGGTAGTGGAACGACCTATATATACACAACTAGCCTTTGAGCGTGGGTTTGAAGCATTCCAACATCCCAAGAAATCCCCTAAGACGTGGATAAGGAGTCGCATCAAGAAGTTTCAATGTTCCTGTACATGTATGGGTAGCTTCTTTATGAAGCTCTTTCCATTTGTGGGAATTCTGCAGGGTTACAGTCTGCGTTCAGACTTTCCCAAAGATGTCATATCTGGGCTAACTGTGGGAATTATGAACATTCCTCAGG GTATGGCATATGGTCAGCTGACGACACTTGATCCTATTTATGGACTGTATGTGTCATTCTTTCCCGTccttttttacttcttctttgGAACCTCTAGACATATATCAATTG GAACATTTGCTGTGATAAGTCTCATGGTAGCTAATGCTGTGGACAAGGGTTTGTCAGCCAGGAACATTGTCAGTCAGTCCTGGAATCAGACTGTTGAAGATGGGGGTAACATCACATATCAGATAGTCACTAATGCCAAGGAAGTCATGCACGTTAGGGTGCAGTTGGCCTTGGCTGTTACATTTGCTGCTGGCTGTGTTCAG CTGTTGCTGGGAATATTTCAGCTTGGGTTTGTGACAGTGTATTTATCAGATCCACTTATCAGTGGCTTCACAACAGGAGCAGCATGTCTTGTATTCTCCTCTCAGATCAACCAGATATTTGGTGTCACAACTGGGCGTTACAATGGTCCTCTGAATCTGATCTAT TTTTACAGAGACTTCTTTGTGAAGATCCCTACCACAAACTCAGTGACGCTGATTGCTTCAGTAGTAACTATTACATTTCTGATTGTGGTGAAGACATACATCAATGACAACCCAAAGATCAAACCCAAGCTAAAGATGCCAGTTCCTGTGGAACTTATAGTA GTCGTGCTTGGTACAGTCATTTCCCACTTTGTTCAGCTTAATAAACAGTACAAAGTGAAGACTGTTGGTGATGTTCCAACAGG AATTCCTCCACCTTCGGTTGCCCATGTTCCTTATATTACAGACGTTATCTCTGATGCTATTGCATTAGGGATTGTAGCATTTGCCATCTCTGTCTCCATGGCAAAGATCCAGGCTAGGAAACATGGCTATGAAGTTGACTCAAATCAG GAGCTAATAGCCTATGGACTCTGTAACATTGCCAGttcattcttttcatcattttgtgcTGCTGCCTCCTTGTCCCGCACCCTGGTTCAGGAGGGAGTTGGTGGGAAAACACAG GTGGCTGGTTTGGTATCAAGTGCACTTTTATTGGTTGTCTTGTTAGTTCTTGGATCCTATTTCCAGTCTCTGCCAAAC TGCATTTTGGCTTCAATCATTGTGGTAGCTTTAAGAGGAATGTTTAGGCAGTTTGCAGAACTCAAGAGGCTTTGGAATATCTCTGTAATAGACTTT GCTGTGTGGCTTGTTAGCTTCATTGCTACTGTGCTGCTGGACGTTGACCTTGGCCTGTTGGTGGGTGTCCTTTTTGCTCTACTTACTGTCATCATCCGCAGTCAAAG GCCTTATGTGTGTCTGCTTGGTCAAGTCAATGGTACAGATCTTTACAAGGATCTTGCTATCTACAAAGCT GCAACAGAAATAAAGCACATCAAGATCTTCCGTTTTGATGCTGCATTATTTTTTGCTAACAGTGAATACTTCAAGACAACCCTGTACAAAATGACAGTTGACCCAAACAGtctaaaaaaattgaagaagaaGTCTGAAAGAGAGCTTCGGCTTGCTGTTTCCATTCCAAGCACAAACCACTTGTGCTGTATG CAAGCAGGCCGAAGCAGTGGGATGGACACAAATCAGATTCAAGAGGTCAGTGACACCCAGGAAGCAGACTGTACAGAAACAGACCACAAAGACTATCAAATTATTCTGCCAGCATTCACAGATATCTACTTTGTCATCATAGACTGCAGAGCAATTAACTATGTAGACTCTGTGGGTGTTAAAGTTCTCCAACAG GTTGTCACTGAACTAAAGACCTACTCTGTCAATGTCTTTCTAGCAAACTGCAAAG CGGCAGTCCGTGAAATGTTTGAGAAAACAGACTTCTACAGAACAAGTGATAAGCAATGCCTTTTTCTCTCGGTGCATGATGCAGTGCGGTATGCTCAGCGTTTGCTTTTGATTGTGTCAGGG